The Anolis carolinensis isolate JA03-04 chromosome 1, rAnoCar3.1.pri, whole genome shotgun sequence genome window below encodes:
- the myct1 gene encoding myc target protein 1 — protein MDTNGTSSHDQWPPNFWNQIIIAFSVSMVIGLIIGAIIWALLTCLSSRRASAHISQWSTSSSNRHFRASHGNAATRPGFYRNSSCERRSNLSLASLTFQRQASLEQSNSFPRKSSFRASTFHPFLQCSPLPVETESQLITLVPTSTTTTLTGSSTNTLSHPDFHWSNNSLRVCHSTQTPPPAYDSIIKAFPDS, from the exons ATGGATACCAACGGTACTAGTTCTCATGACCAATGGCCACCTAACTTCTGGA ATCAAATCATAATAGCATTTTCAGTTTCTATGGTCATTGGACTCATAATTGGGGCCATAATCTGGGCCTTGTTGACTTGCCTATCCAGCCGCAGAGCAAGTGCACACATTTCCCAGTGGAGCACATCATCTTCTAACAGACATTTCAGAGCATCCCATGGAAACGCTGCTACCAGGCCAGGATTTTACCGTAATAGCAGCTGTGAACGCCGGAGCAACCTCAGTTTAGCCAGCCTTACCTTTCAAAGACAAGCTTCCTTAGAACAATCCAATTCCTTCCCTAGGAAATCAAGTTTCCGGGCCTCCACATTTCACCCCTTCCTGCAGTGCTCTCCACTTCCTGTCGAAACAGAAAGCCAACTGATTACTTTGGTGCCTACCAGTACTACCACAACGCTCACTGGGAGCAGCACCAACACCCTCTCTCATCCTGACTTCCATTGGTCCAATAACAGCCTCCGTGTTTGCCACTCGACACAGACTCCACCTCCTGcctatgattctatcataaagGCTTTCCCAGACTCTTGA